A window from Melopsittacus undulatus isolate bMelUnd1 chromosome Z, bMelUnd1.mat.Z, whole genome shotgun sequence encodes these proteins:
- the HSDL1 gene encoding inactive hydroxysteroid dehydrogenase-like protein 1 isoform X1: protein MRLMVTMAAVDRFHLLYREISRSCNFYIEALAIVGAWYTIRKCMSLAIDTYSVLRLHLIPKLGGEIDLVKRYGKWAVVTGGTDGIGKAYAEELAKRGVNIVLISQNKEKLEAVSKSISETYKVETDFIVADFSKGREPYPAIKEALKDREIGILVNNVEMFYSYPDYFTSLSEDMLWDMININIASASMMTHTVLPGMVEKKKGAIVNVSSASCCQPTPMLTIYGASKTYVDYFSRALHYECASKGIFVQSLTPFVISKMTSRSGMASKRSFFFPSAEEYASHAVSTLGLSTRTTGYWKHAIKFTLGEHLPEWIWAWLALYIFRIARKEALTCKVK from the exons ATGAG gcttATGGTCACCATGGCTGCAGTGGATCGTTTCCACCTCTTGTACAGAGAGATCAGTCGTTCCTGCAATTTTTACATAGAGGCCCTGGCTATAGTTGGAGCCTGGTACACAATCAGGAAGTGTATGTCGCTTGCGATTGACACTTACAGCGTGCTTAGGTTGCATTTAATTCCAAAGCTGGGTGGCGAGATTGATCTTGTCAAGCGCTATGGAAAATGGGCTGTGGTCACTG GTGGCACAGATGGTATTGGGAAGGCATATGCTGAAGAGCTGGCGAAGCGTGGTGTCAACATTGTCTTAATCAGccaaaacaaagagaagctgGAGGCTGTATCTAAAAGCATATCTGAAACCTATAAAGTGGAAACAGATTTCATAGTAGCTGATTTCAGCAAGGGTCGTGAGCCTTACCCAGCCATTAAGGAGGCTctgaaagacagagaaattGGGATTTTGGTGAATAATGTAGAAATGTTTTATTCCTACCCGGACTATTTTACCAGTCTGTCTGAGGATATGCTGTGGGACATGATCAACATAAATATTGCTTCTGCTAGCATGATGACACATACTGTGCTGCCAGGCATGGTAGAGAAGAAGAAAGGCGCAATTGTGAATGTTTCTTCTGCATCTTGTTGTCAGCCAACACCAATGTTGACAATCTATGGTGCTTCTAAA ACCTATGTGGACTATTTCAGTAGAGCACTACATTATGAGTGTGCCTCAAAAGGAATTTTTGTTCAGAGTTTAACTCCATTTGTCATTTCTAAAATGACATCACGCAGTGGCATGGCATCAAAgagatctttcttttttccttctgctgaagaGTATGCAAGTCATGCTGTTTCTACTCTTGGGTTATCTACAAGGACTACTGGTTACTGGAAGCATGCAATAAAG TTCACATTGGGTGAGCACCTACCTGAATGGATTTGGGCATGGCTTGCATTGTATATTTTCAGAATTGCACGCAAGGAAGCTTTAACATGCAAAGTGAAATAG
- the MBTPS1 gene encoding membrane-bound transcription factor site-1 protease isoform X2, protein MKPFSPVTMKFANMWFVLVVILLCGKKHFSTRLENSSHEAHICPGCSRLALKVDFTSTIVEHVIQINEKQKDGVLTLEDHPNIKRVTPQRKVFRALKYSESDPVLHCNETRWTQKWQSSRPLRRASLSLGSGFWHATGRHSSRRLLRAIPRQVAQTLQADVLWQMGYTGAGVKVAVFDTGLSEKHPHFKNVKERTNWTNERTLDDGLGHGTFVAGVIASMRECQGFAPNAELHIFRVFTNNQVSYTSWFLDAFNYAILKKIDVLNLSIGGPDFMDHPFVDKVWELTANNVIMVSAIGNDGPLYGTLNNPADQMDVIGVGGIDFEDNIARFSSRGMTTWELPGGYGRVKPDIVTYGSGVRGSGMKGGCRSLSGTSVASPVVAGAVTLLVSTVQKREMVNPASMKQALIASARRLPGVNMFEQGHGKLDLLRAYQILNSYKPQASLSPSYIDLTECPYMWPYCSQPIYYGGMPTIVNVTILNGMGVTGRIVDKPDWQPYLPQNGDNIEVAFSYSPVLWPWSGYLAISISVAKKAASWEGIAQGHVMITISSPAENESKNGAEQTSTVKLPIKVKIIPTPPRSKRVLWDQYHNLRYPPGYFPRDNLRMKNDPLDWNGDHIHTNFRDMYQHLRSMGYFVEVLGSPFTCFDASQYGTLLMVDSEEEYFPEEITKLRRDVDNGLSLIVFSDWYNTSVMRKVKFYDENTRQWWMPDTGGANIPALNDLLSVWNMAFSDGLYEGDFSMANHEMNYASGCSIAKFPEDSIVIAQTFKDQGLEVLKQETAVVENVPILGLYQVPSEGSGRIVLYGDSNCLDDSHRQKDCFWLLDSLLQYTSYGVTPPSLSHSENRQRPPSGAGYSLPERMEGNHLHRYSKVLEAHLGDPKPRALPACPHLSWAKPQPLNETAPSNLWKHQKLLSIDLDKVALPSFRQNRPQVRPLSPGESGAWDIPGGIMPGRYNQDVGQTIPVFAFLGAMVVLAFFVVQINKAKSRPKRRKPRVKRPQLMQQVHPPKTPSV, encoded by the exons ATGAAACCATTTTCTCCTGTGACCATGAAGTTTGCAAACATGTGGTTTGTTCTGGTTGTTATTTTACTCTGTGGCAAAAAACACTTCAGTACCAGACTAGAGAATTCCTCTCATGAAGCTCACATATGTCCTGGATGTTCTCGCCTTGCTTTGAAGGTGGACTTCACTTCAACAATCGTAGAGCATG TTATTCAGATcaatgagaagcagaaagatgGAGTACTGACACTTGAAGATCACCCAAACATCAAGCGTGTAACACCTCAGCGGAAGGTCTTCCGAGCACTCAAATATTCAGAGT CTGATCCAGTGTTGCACTGCAATGAAACCAGATGGACTCAGAAGTGGCAGTCATCTCGTCCCTTGAGAAGAGCAAGTCTTTCTTTAGGGTCTGGCTTCTGGCATGCAACAGGTCGACACTCAAGCAGGCGCTTGCTGAGAGCTATCCCTCGCCAAGTTGCTCAGACCTTGCAGGCAGATGTCCTCTGGCAGATGGGTTACACAG GTGCTGGTGTAAAAGTAGCTGTGTTTGACACTGGTCTGAGTGAGAAACATCCACATTTCAAAAATGTGAAGGAGAGAACAAACTGGACTAATGAGAGAACCTTGGATGACG GCTTAGGCCATGGGACTTTTGTAGCAGGTGTGATAGCCAGCATGAGAGAATGCCAGGGATTTGCTCcaaatgcagaactgcacattTTTAGAGTGTTCACCAATAACCAG GTCTCATACACATCTTGGTTTCTGGATGCCTTTAATTATGCAATTTTAAAGAAGATAGATGTATTGAATCTAAGTATTGGTGGGCCAGACTTCATGGATCATCCATTTGTTGACAAA GTATGGGAACTGACAGCTAACAATGTCATCATGGTCTCTGCTATTGGCAATGATGGCCCTTTGTATGG GACTCTAAATAACCCTGCTGACCAGATGGATGTGATTGGGGTGGGTGGCATTGACTTTGAAGATAACATAGCTCGCTTTTCATCTAGGGGAATGACCACTTGG GAGCTGCCTGGAGGTTACGGTAGAGTGAAGCCTGATATTGTTACTTACGGCTCTGGAGTAAGAGGTTCTGGTATGAAAGGTGGATGCCGCTCTCTCTCTGGGACAAGCGTAGCATCTCCTGTGGTGGCAGGTGCTGTTACTTTGTTAGTGAG CACAGTTCAGAAGCGTGAAATGGTGAATCCAGCAAGTATGAAGCAGGCACTTATTGCGTCAGCACGTAGACTTCCTGGAGTCAACATGTTTGAACAAGGACATGGCAAGTTGGATCTTCTGAGAGCTTATCAGATCCTCAACAGCTATAAACCACAGGCCAG TTTGAGTCCAAGCTATATTGACCTGACGGAATGTCCCTACATGTGGCCCTATTGTTCTCAGCCCATATATTATGGAGGGATGCCAACCATTGTTAATGTTACTATCCTTAATGGTATGGGAGTCACTGGGAGAATTGTAGACAAG cCAGACTGGCAACCCTATCTCCCGCAAAATGGGGATAATATTGAAGTGGCTTTTTCCTATTCCCCTGTGTTGTGGCCCTGGTCTGGATACTTAGCAATTTCTATATCTGTAGCAAAGAAAGCAGCATCTTGGGAGGGCATTGCTCAAGGTCATGTTATGATCACAATATCGTCTCCTGCAGAAAATGAA TCTAAGAATGGTGCAGAGCAGACTTCAACGGTGAAGCTTCCAATAAAAGTGAAGATAATTCCTACTCCACCTCGTAGTAAGCGAGTCCTTTGGGATCAATATCATAATCTCCGTTATCCACCAGGGTACTTCCCCAGGGATAATTTGAGGATGAAGAATGATCCATTAGATTG GAATGGTGATCATATCCATACAAACTTCAGGGACATGTACCAGCACCTAAGGAGCATGGGGTACTTTGTTGAGGTTCTTGGTTCCCCATTTACATGTTTTGATGCCAGTCAATATG GCACTTTACTGATGGTGGACAGTGAGGAAGAGTATTTTCCTGAAGAGATCACCAAGCTGAGGAGGGATGTCGATAATGGACTTTCACTTATAGTGTTTAGTGATTGGTACAACACATCTGTGATGAGAAAAGTCAAGTTTTATGATGAAAACACAAG GCAGTGGTGGATGCCGGATACTGGAGGTGCCAATATACCAGCTCTCAATGATCTGCTTTCTGTCTGGAATATGGCCTTCAGTGATGGGCTCTATGAAGGTGATTTTAGCATGGCAAATCATGAAA TGAATTATGCATCAGGATGCAGTATTGCAAAATTTCCAGAAGATAGCATTGTCATTGCACAGACTTTTAAGGATCAAG GTCTTGAAGTTTTGAAGCAGGAGACTGCTGTAGTTGAAAATGTCCCTATTCTGGGACTTTACCAAGTTCCTTCTGAAGGCAGTGGCAGGATTGTTTTGTATGGTGACTCTAACTGCTTGGATGACAGCCATCGACAGAAAG ATTGCTTTTGGCTCCTGGATTCCCTCCTGCAGTACACTTCTTATGGCGTGACACCGCCAAGTCTCAGCCATTCCGAAAACAGACAGCGCCCGCCATCAGGAGCAGGCTACTCTCTCCCTGAGCGGATGGAAG GTAACCATCTGCATCGATACTCAAAGGTGCTCGAGGCTCACTTGGGAGACCCTAAACCCAGGGCCCTTCCTGCTTGTCCTCACCTTTCCTGGGCCAAACCACAGCCTTTGAATGAAACTGCCCCCAG CAACCTTTGGAAACATCAGAAGTTACTGTCAATTGACCTCGATAAAGTGGCTTTGCCCAGTTTTCGACAGAACCGACCCCAAGTGAGACCATTGTCCCCTGGAGAAAGTGGTGCATGGGATATTCCTGGAG
- the HSDL1 gene encoding inactive hydroxysteroid dehydrogenase-like protein 1 isoform X2 has product MVTMAAVDRFHLLYREISRSCNFYIEALAIVGAWYTIRKCMSLAIDTYSVLRLHLIPKLGGEIDLVKRYGKWAVVTGGTDGIGKAYAEELAKRGVNIVLISQNKEKLEAVSKSISETYKVETDFIVADFSKGREPYPAIKEALKDREIGILVNNVEMFYSYPDYFTSLSEDMLWDMININIASASMMTHTVLPGMVEKKKGAIVNVSSASCCQPTPMLTIYGASKTYVDYFSRALHYECASKGIFVQSLTPFVISKMTSRSGMASKRSFFFPSAEEYASHAVSTLGLSTRTTGYWKHAIKFTLGEHLPEWIWAWLALYIFRIARKEALTCKVK; this is encoded by the exons ATGGTCACCATGGCTGCAGTGGATCGTTTCCACCTCTTGTACAGAGAGATCAGTCGTTCCTGCAATTTTTACATAGAGGCCCTGGCTATAGTTGGAGCCTGGTACACAATCAGGAAGTGTATGTCGCTTGCGATTGACACTTACAGCGTGCTTAGGTTGCATTTAATTCCAAAGCTGGGTGGCGAGATTGATCTTGTCAAGCGCTATGGAAAATGGGCTGTGGTCACTG GTGGCACAGATGGTATTGGGAAGGCATATGCTGAAGAGCTGGCGAAGCGTGGTGTCAACATTGTCTTAATCAGccaaaacaaagagaagctgGAGGCTGTATCTAAAAGCATATCTGAAACCTATAAAGTGGAAACAGATTTCATAGTAGCTGATTTCAGCAAGGGTCGTGAGCCTTACCCAGCCATTAAGGAGGCTctgaaagacagagaaattGGGATTTTGGTGAATAATGTAGAAATGTTTTATTCCTACCCGGACTATTTTACCAGTCTGTCTGAGGATATGCTGTGGGACATGATCAACATAAATATTGCTTCTGCTAGCATGATGACACATACTGTGCTGCCAGGCATGGTAGAGAAGAAGAAAGGCGCAATTGTGAATGTTTCTTCTGCATCTTGTTGTCAGCCAACACCAATGTTGACAATCTATGGTGCTTCTAAA ACCTATGTGGACTATTTCAGTAGAGCACTACATTATGAGTGTGCCTCAAAAGGAATTTTTGTTCAGAGTTTAACTCCATTTGTCATTTCTAAAATGACATCACGCAGTGGCATGGCATCAAAgagatctttcttttttccttctgctgaagaGTATGCAAGTCATGCTGTTTCTACTCTTGGGTTATCTACAAGGACTACTGGTTACTGGAAGCATGCAATAAAG TTCACATTGGGTGAGCACCTACCTGAATGGATTTGGGCATGGCTTGCATTGTATATTTTCAGAATTGCACGCAAGGAAGCTTTAACATGCAAAGTGAAATAG
- the MBTPS1 gene encoding membrane-bound transcription factor site-1 protease isoform X1, producing MKPFSPVTMKFANMWFVLVVILLCGKKHFSTRLENSSHEAHICPGCSRLALKVDFTSTIVEHEYIVAFNGYFTAKARSKFISSALKSSDIENWRIVPRNNPATDYPSDFEVIQINEKQKDGVLTLEDHPNIKRVTPQRKVFRALKYSESDPVLHCNETRWTQKWQSSRPLRRASLSLGSGFWHATGRHSSRRLLRAIPRQVAQTLQADVLWQMGYTGAGVKVAVFDTGLSEKHPHFKNVKERTNWTNERTLDDGLGHGTFVAGVIASMRECQGFAPNAELHIFRVFTNNQVSYTSWFLDAFNYAILKKIDVLNLSIGGPDFMDHPFVDKVWELTANNVIMVSAIGNDGPLYGTLNNPADQMDVIGVGGIDFEDNIARFSSRGMTTWELPGGYGRVKPDIVTYGSGVRGSGMKGGCRSLSGTSVASPVVAGAVTLLVSTVQKREMVNPASMKQALIASARRLPGVNMFEQGHGKLDLLRAYQILNSYKPQASLSPSYIDLTECPYMWPYCSQPIYYGGMPTIVNVTILNGMGVTGRIVDKPDWQPYLPQNGDNIEVAFSYSPVLWPWSGYLAISISVAKKAASWEGIAQGHVMITISSPAENESKNGAEQTSTVKLPIKVKIIPTPPRSKRVLWDQYHNLRYPPGYFPRDNLRMKNDPLDWNGDHIHTNFRDMYQHLRSMGYFVEVLGSPFTCFDASQYGTLLMVDSEEEYFPEEITKLRRDVDNGLSLIVFSDWYNTSVMRKVKFYDENTRQWWMPDTGGANIPALNDLLSVWNMAFSDGLYEGDFSMANHEMNYASGCSIAKFPEDSIVIAQTFKDQGLEVLKQETAVVENVPILGLYQVPSEGSGRIVLYGDSNCLDDSHRQKDCFWLLDSLLQYTSYGVTPPSLSHSENRQRPPSGAGYSLPERMEGNHLHRYSKVLEAHLGDPKPRALPACPHLSWAKPQPLNETAPSNLWKHQKLLSIDLDKVALPSFRQNRPQVRPLSPGESGAWDIPGGIMPGRYNQDVGQTIPVFAFLGAMVVLAFFVVQINKAKSRPKRRKPRVKRPQLMQQVHPPKTPSV from the exons ATGAAACCATTTTCTCCTGTGACCATGAAGTTTGCAAACATGTGGTTTGTTCTGGTTGTTATTTTACTCTGTGGCAAAAAACACTTCAGTACCAGACTAGAGAATTCCTCTCATGAAGCTCACATATGTCCTGGATGTTCTCGCCTTGCTTTGAAGGTGGACTTCACTTCAACAATCGTAGAGCATG AGTATATTGTGGCTTTTAATGGATACTTCACAGCTAAAGCTAGAAGTAAATTTATTTCAAGTGCATTAAAAAGTAGCGATATTGAGAACTGGAGGATTGTACCTCGCAACAATCCAGCCACTGACTATCCCAGTGATTTTGAAGTTATTCAGATcaatgagaagcagaaagatgGAGTACTGACACTTGAAGATCACCCAAACATCAAGCGTGTAACACCTCAGCGGAAGGTCTTCCGAGCACTCAAATATTCAGAGT CTGATCCAGTGTTGCACTGCAATGAAACCAGATGGACTCAGAAGTGGCAGTCATCTCGTCCCTTGAGAAGAGCAAGTCTTTCTTTAGGGTCTGGCTTCTGGCATGCAACAGGTCGACACTCAAGCAGGCGCTTGCTGAGAGCTATCCCTCGCCAAGTTGCTCAGACCTTGCAGGCAGATGTCCTCTGGCAGATGGGTTACACAG GTGCTGGTGTAAAAGTAGCTGTGTTTGACACTGGTCTGAGTGAGAAACATCCACATTTCAAAAATGTGAAGGAGAGAACAAACTGGACTAATGAGAGAACCTTGGATGACG GCTTAGGCCATGGGACTTTTGTAGCAGGTGTGATAGCCAGCATGAGAGAATGCCAGGGATTTGCTCcaaatgcagaactgcacattTTTAGAGTGTTCACCAATAACCAG GTCTCATACACATCTTGGTTTCTGGATGCCTTTAATTATGCAATTTTAAAGAAGATAGATGTATTGAATCTAAGTATTGGTGGGCCAGACTTCATGGATCATCCATTTGTTGACAAA GTATGGGAACTGACAGCTAACAATGTCATCATGGTCTCTGCTATTGGCAATGATGGCCCTTTGTATGG GACTCTAAATAACCCTGCTGACCAGATGGATGTGATTGGGGTGGGTGGCATTGACTTTGAAGATAACATAGCTCGCTTTTCATCTAGGGGAATGACCACTTGG GAGCTGCCTGGAGGTTACGGTAGAGTGAAGCCTGATATTGTTACTTACGGCTCTGGAGTAAGAGGTTCTGGTATGAAAGGTGGATGCCGCTCTCTCTCTGGGACAAGCGTAGCATCTCCTGTGGTGGCAGGTGCTGTTACTTTGTTAGTGAG CACAGTTCAGAAGCGTGAAATGGTGAATCCAGCAAGTATGAAGCAGGCACTTATTGCGTCAGCACGTAGACTTCCTGGAGTCAACATGTTTGAACAAGGACATGGCAAGTTGGATCTTCTGAGAGCTTATCAGATCCTCAACAGCTATAAACCACAGGCCAG TTTGAGTCCAAGCTATATTGACCTGACGGAATGTCCCTACATGTGGCCCTATTGTTCTCAGCCCATATATTATGGAGGGATGCCAACCATTGTTAATGTTACTATCCTTAATGGTATGGGAGTCACTGGGAGAATTGTAGACAAG cCAGACTGGCAACCCTATCTCCCGCAAAATGGGGATAATATTGAAGTGGCTTTTTCCTATTCCCCTGTGTTGTGGCCCTGGTCTGGATACTTAGCAATTTCTATATCTGTAGCAAAGAAAGCAGCATCTTGGGAGGGCATTGCTCAAGGTCATGTTATGATCACAATATCGTCTCCTGCAGAAAATGAA TCTAAGAATGGTGCAGAGCAGACTTCAACGGTGAAGCTTCCAATAAAAGTGAAGATAATTCCTACTCCACCTCGTAGTAAGCGAGTCCTTTGGGATCAATATCATAATCTCCGTTATCCACCAGGGTACTTCCCCAGGGATAATTTGAGGATGAAGAATGATCCATTAGATTG GAATGGTGATCATATCCATACAAACTTCAGGGACATGTACCAGCACCTAAGGAGCATGGGGTACTTTGTTGAGGTTCTTGGTTCCCCATTTACATGTTTTGATGCCAGTCAATATG GCACTTTACTGATGGTGGACAGTGAGGAAGAGTATTTTCCTGAAGAGATCACCAAGCTGAGGAGGGATGTCGATAATGGACTTTCACTTATAGTGTTTAGTGATTGGTACAACACATCTGTGATGAGAAAAGTCAAGTTTTATGATGAAAACACAAG GCAGTGGTGGATGCCGGATACTGGAGGTGCCAATATACCAGCTCTCAATGATCTGCTTTCTGTCTGGAATATGGCCTTCAGTGATGGGCTCTATGAAGGTGATTTTAGCATGGCAAATCATGAAA TGAATTATGCATCAGGATGCAGTATTGCAAAATTTCCAGAAGATAGCATTGTCATTGCACAGACTTTTAAGGATCAAG GTCTTGAAGTTTTGAAGCAGGAGACTGCTGTAGTTGAAAATGTCCCTATTCTGGGACTTTACCAAGTTCCTTCTGAAGGCAGTGGCAGGATTGTTTTGTATGGTGACTCTAACTGCTTGGATGACAGCCATCGACAGAAAG ATTGCTTTTGGCTCCTGGATTCCCTCCTGCAGTACACTTCTTATGGCGTGACACCGCCAAGTCTCAGCCATTCCGAAAACAGACAGCGCCCGCCATCAGGAGCAGGCTACTCTCTCCCTGAGCGGATGGAAG GTAACCATCTGCATCGATACTCAAAGGTGCTCGAGGCTCACTTGGGAGACCCTAAACCCAGGGCCCTTCCTGCTTGTCCTCACCTTTCCTGGGCCAAACCACAGCCTTTGAATGAAACTGCCCCCAG CAACCTTTGGAAACATCAGAAGTTACTGTCAATTGACCTCGATAAAGTGGCTTTGCCCAGTTTTCGACAGAACCGACCCCAAGTGAGACCATTGTCCCCTGGAGAAAGTGGTGCATGGGATATTCCTGGAG